Below is a window of Macadamia integrifolia cultivar HAES 741 chromosome 8, SCU_Mint_v3, whole genome shotgun sequence DNA.
GGTCCAGTTCCCATCCCAAGCTGCCACACTTTATGCCTCTTCTTCACCTTCCCTTTAGCCTCCGTATACGCCAACTCGTACCACATCGACGCCGACGACTGGTTCCCAAACCGGTGAAGCGTCATCATTGCCGCCTCCATCTCTCCTTCTTCCAACTTCAACCCTTTCCCTATCTCCCTTATCACCGCCATTCCTGATGTTGGCAAACAATAATGCTCAATAGCAGACCTGAAATCCGGCATGTACACCTCCTTTGACGGATCCCCGAATCTCTTCCGCAGAACTGAAAGACCGTATCGGAGCTTCTCTGATACCGGTAATATAGATGCACCCAGAACCCAAGCATTCGATCGGAGTGTCTCACCGGCGACCTCCAGCAAGTCTCGCTTGAGAGAAACCCCTGTTATGCCTTTGGAATCCTCCTCACGCATTGCAGACATGTACCCTTTATCGTCGAACGCTCTCTGGGTTCTAATTGATCGTAGTAGCTTGTATTTGGACCTACACTTAGCCTCTTTCTTGTTTGTAAGCAAGATTGCAGCACTACCTGCAGAAGTAAAGAGATTAAAAACAGAGGAAACTATAGAAACAGAGAAGATGAAAAGGGGGTTTTAGTCTCTTATGTATACCCATTCGGAAGACGCAGTTGAGGAGCAATTTGGAACGGTCATTGCCTGGGTACCAACCAGTAGAGACAATCTCGGTGCTGAGAACGATAGCGAAGGAATTTTTGTGAATCTTTAAGAGATTGTTAGCTAAATCAACACCAATAGCACTGGCACTGCAACCCATTCCGGAGAGATTGAAGCTCTTAATGTCGGACCTCATGGAGTATCTATTGATCACAATGGAAGACAGAGAAGGGGAAGGGCAGAAGGCGCTGCAGTTCACTATAAGGATGTCGATATCGTGAGGtgagattttggttttagaGAGAAGATCGTCCATGGCAGGGAAAAGAACCATTTGGGCTTCGTTAATGGATTCTTGGTGATGGGTTCTTGGTGGAATGTAGTGAAGTACAGGTGGGAGATAAGTTTCCTCTCCTTGTCCTGAAGAAGCAATGATTTTGCTCATAAAAGAGACGCTTTCTTTGTTAAAGCATTCAAACATGGAGGTGTGCTCGATGAAGGTGGAAGAAGGGACTCTGCAGAAGCTTGGAGGCTTGAAGCATGAGAAGTCGACCAGATAGGTTCCATGAGATCTTGTAAGGAAGCGTTCGAAAGCGAAGAATGCGAATAAGCAAGACAAGGGAAGGAGGTGGGATATGAGGTTCAAGTtgtataggaaaataaaagctTCCATGAAGATCGCGATTAAGAAAGTAGTAAGTCTAATGAAACTGAAAAGAAGAGATTGAAcatgctttgtttgaagattatGGGGAAGATAGTCAAGGAAGTGACGAGTCTGAAAAATCTGGTCGAGCTTGGAACAAGTTTCCATGAGTAGAGAAGAGGTGAACGAATGTGGGGGTTTCTGTGGATGGAGGAGGTGAAATGTGGTAGGGGCTATTCTGTGGCACGGACGCTTTTATCATGACGAGGCAAAGGCTCAAAGCTGCAACTATGGTACTGGTATGGTTTATCCACAGAAtacaggtctctctctctctctctctctctctctctctctctctcacacacacacacacacgcagaatagaagaggagagagggaacgTGGAAATGTTGCAATTTGGAAAATTATAATGAGCCTGCAAGTCTGCAACTGTGTAGGTTGACTTATGACCGGTCTAATTAATTTCACACATCACAGAGGAGAAAGGAAGTCACAGCTCACTGTCGGCATTGAAGCTAATAGCTCCAAGGAGGAAgaaacaaggcgaccaagtctGCATTCTGCAGTGGAGTTGATGACGTAAAAAGGTTGACTCGTGAAGTAAAAAACTTGCAAAATATAGAGTGATTAATGGATGAATAAGTCTGAGTGGGTCAGTCTTGACTCTTGATTGTCTGGTAAAGAAGTTTTCATTGCCAATTCCCAATGAGCAGAGCCAGGTCAACATGTCATTTTATCCTGAATCATGAGTCTGTCACCCGATTCATATTCAAATCCCTCTCTGGAATCGATTCTAATTATCCCTAATTTTCCAACCCCTATGTGGAGGCTCAAAGAACTCACCAaatgggtggggtggggtggggtggggtggttacCTGCAGGGCATCTGGAATAGAGGGAGAATCCCTTGATGAAGGCCTTCGAATGATGTTAAGAGGGTATAATGCAACAGTgaggaaggaaattttttatcattcttAAATAGGGACAGACATTAATGGATTCGGCTCCACTACTCTGTAATAGAGGCGGCAGCTTAAATCCAATGTCTTGGAGCACCTTGGCATGGAACTCAACACACGGGCGCAACCCTAAAAGTGATgtagaaggtaatggaaaaacaacaaGATTGCCACTtcctcagtgagatgagattctgcttcactatcaatggagaatagggttacaatgcacgtcctcacacctctcaagaTTACTTACAGATAATGTAAAtcttgttacaaatatatagcgaaaaaccctaatatccCTGTTCTGTCGAGCCCCTGCATCAGTACTCCCAGGATTAAATTgtaatggaatacaagacatcgtacaccaacatgcATGCCTCGAGGCATTCCAAGGCGTTGGATCTAAGTGCCGCCTCTATTGCCCTATAGAGGAGCCCCACTCAACATTTACAGCCACTAATGGTTGTACTAATCATTAAaatctttccccttttttccttGTTATTGTCCTTCCATTAGAACTCTCTCGAGCCAGAATCAGCTGGAAACTGAAGCAAAACCAGCTGGAATCGGCCAGATCGGTCACAGCCGATTCCTCTCCAAATCAGCCTATGCACCAAactgattcttaatttttaaaaccatgcttcGGGCTAATGCTTTAGGGGTTGCCCACCCTCCATTATTTGGTACTAATAATCTAAAATGATATTCAAATTGGGTTTAGTTTGGGAGCCCAGTTGTCAATCTAGCCAATCCAAGATGACCCGCTGTTGCTTCTTTCTGAGGATTTTGTAAGACTGGCAAAAGGAGCAGTCCAAATTCAGCCCACCCCTAATACTAACCAAGGTATATTGGGCTTTAGCTTGGGGTCAGTCCTGAGTCTTGATTGCAATTTCTATACATGAACAATTGTGATCTAATTTAGTAGAAGGGTCCAAAAGAGCTAGAAACAGACTAAAAATGATCATATGAGAGGTAGtgagaaaagatatgcatagaTTAGCCATTATCCCAAGTATAGTCTCAAATAGAGCAGGCTGAAGGGCTAGGATCATGTCCTATTTCATTAATGTTTTTAGCAATTTGtttcttatctttctttttccttgtcttTGCTTCGATTAATAGCCAACCCCCATTAAGTTGAAATAAggatttgttgttgttgttgcacaATTGTGACTCTTTAACATGTGAAGATTGCCTATTGTTGCTTATAACTGAAAAGTG
It encodes the following:
- the LOC122085915 gene encoding 3-ketoacyl-CoA synthase 5-like: METCSKLDQIFQTRHFLDYLPHNLQTKHVQSLLFSFIRLTTFLIAIFMEAFIFLYNLNLISHLLPLSCLFAFFAFERFLTRSHGTYLVDFSCFKPPSFCRVPSSTFIEHTSMFECFNKESVSFMSKIIASSGQGEETYLPPVLHYIPPRTHHQESINEAQMVLFPAMDDLLSKTKISPHDIDILIVNCSAFCPSPSLSSIVINRYSMRSDIKSFNLSGMGCSASAIGVDLANNLLKIHKNSFAIVLSTEIVSTGWYPGNDRSKLLLNCVFRMGSAAILLTNKKEAKCRSKYKLLRSIRTQRAFDDKGYMSAMREEDSKGITGVSLKRDLLEVAGETLRSNAWVLGASILPVSEKLRYGLSVLRKRFGDPSKEVYMPDFRSAIEHYCLPTSGMAVIREIGKGLKLEEGEMEAAMMTLHRFGNQSSASMWYELAYTEAKGKVKKRHKVWQLGMGTGPKASSVVWECERDLGGEFNKGPWFDCIHRYPIITTATNL